In the genome of Burkholderia sp. PAMC 26561, the window AAGTCTTCAGAAAAAGGTCGCTCGATGATCTCACTCAAGAATGTTTCGAAGTGGTATGGCCCGTTTCAAGTGCTCACCGATTGCACGACGGAAGTCAAAAAAGGCGAAGTGGTCGTGGTGTGTGGTCCATCGGGATCGGGCAAGTCGACGTTGATCAAGACCGTGAACGGACTCGAGCCGTTCCAGAAAGGCGAGATCACGATCAACGGCCAGTCGATAGGCGACAAGAAGACGAATCTGTCGAAGGTGAGGGCGAAGGTCGGCATGGTATTCCAGCACTTCGAGCTGTTTCCGCATTTGTCGATTGTGCAGAATCTGACGCTCGCGCAGATCAAGGTGCTTGGGCGTTCAAAGGACGAAGCAACGGCGAAGGGATTGAAGTTGCTGGATCGCGTGGGTCTCTCTGCCCAGGCTGATAAATTCCCCGGTCAATTGTCCGGCGGTCAGCAGCAGCGTGTGGCGATTGCACGGGCGTTATCGATGGATCCGATCGCCATGCTTTTCGACGAACCGACCTCCGCGCTCGACCCGGAAATGATCAACGAAGTGCTCGACGTGATGGTCGAGCTGGCGCAGGAAGGCATGACCATGATGTGCGTGACACACGAAATGGGCTTTGCGAAGAAGGTGGCGCATCGTGTGATCTTCATGGACCGCGGCCTGATCGTCGAAGACGACAAGAAGGAAGCGTTCTTTGAAAATCCGAAGTCGGATCGCGCCAAGGACTTTTTGGCAAAGATCCTGCATTGAGGTTGATGCGCCGGGGCGTGAGCATGCCTGGGCACATCATGCAAAAAAGGCCGTTCTCAACTTACATTGAGAACGGCCTTTTCCATTCATTCATGCACTTTCGTATTGTCCTGCGTCACCGCATCGGCCGCATTTTTCTTCACGGACTCGATGCCGGCATCGCGCGCCGACGTGCTGCTATACGACTCGCTCACACCGATGATCTCGTGATTGCCCGCTTTCAGGTTGAAGTACGGCGCGCCGCTTTTATCGGTCTTGCGCTCGTAGCGTTCATCGAGCAGCGCGTTGGTTTTCACCGATGCAATCCCGTGTTCTGCGGAAGCCCGCGTCACGTACATTTCGCTTTTGAGGATGGGTTCGCCGTTGCCGGCGCGAAGATTGAAGTAGAACTGGCCGTTGCGGGCTTTATCGATGACGAACTTTCCTGACATGGCATGTGCTCCCGGATGAGTGGAACGAGCGTGAGTTCAGGTGATCTTCAAAGGGTAATCTATTCAATGCCGAGTTCTGTTTCCACGTCGGCGGTGGTTTCGATCGTATCCGCCCGCAGCACCGATTCAACGCAAACCTTGCATAACGGCTCGCGCGCTTTTTCCGCGACGTCAGCCGGAACCGGGACGTTGACCGTTTTCAGCAGTGCGCCGTGCTGGAACAACGCGAGATCGCCCGGCTCGAAACGGGTCCAGATTTCGTCGTCCGTGAGTGGCGACGTCGCGATCACCGCCACGCGATCTTCCGGCGTGGTGTACTTCGCAAAGTCGATGGACATGTCGGCATCGATCAGATGCGCTGTGGAGAATGGCCAGCTCCGCACCAAATAGTACAAATGCGTCGAGCAATGTGAGAACAGCGCCTGACCATTCGACATCAGGAAGTTGAATACGCCGAATTGCGTGATTTCCCGCGTCAGTCTTTCGAGCGCCGCGAAGAGTTCGTCGAGCGGCGGCTGGCAGCCGGGAAACTCTCGCCGCAATCCTTGCAGCAGTGCGCAGAACGCGAGTTCGCTGTCGGTTGTGCCGACGGGCTGATACTGGCCGTTCAGGCAGGGCTTGTAATCCTTCAGGTCACCGTTGTGCGCAAAGATCCAGTGGCGGCCCCACAATTCGCGCATGAACGGATGGCAATTTTCCAGCAGGATATGGCCTTGCGTCGCCTTGCGGATATGCGCAATCGTGTTCTTCGACTTGATCGGATAGCGTTTCACCATCTCGGCGAGCGGCGAACTGGCCGACGACTGGTGATCGATGAAAAGCCGGCACGCCTTGTCTTCGAAGAATGCGATGCCCCAGCCGTCTGCATGATGGTCAGTCACGCCGCCACGCGCCGCGAACCCGGTGAACGAAAAGGTCACGTCCGTGGGTTCCGCGCAGTTCATTCCGAGAAGTTGGCACATTGCTGGGGCTGCAGACTGGGTGAATGGAGCTACCCGTTACAATACGGGGTAACCAGAGCATAGCACCGACGAAACCGCCAAATAATTCGCGTCGTCGGGCCGCGGGCGGCATCGTTGTTGAATTTCCACGGTGCAGGCTGGCCGCGAGGCAAAGTTACCGGTTTGGGGCCGCAACCAAAGAAAGTCAGCGCGCCGCCAGCCCGATTCCGTTTTCGTTATCCGATTTTTTCATCGTCATCACGCCAATGTCCGCTTCCGCTCCCTCCGTCGTATCGACCGGTTCTGTTGATTCCGTGACGCTTGCGCGTCCCGATGACTGGCATTTGCACGTGCGCGACGGCGCCGTGCTCGCCGCTGTCTTGCCGCATACCGCGCGCCAGTTTGGCCGAGCGATCATCATGCCGAACCTGCGGCCGCCAGTGACCACGACCGAAATGGCCGCGGCGTATCGCGGGCGGATTCTGGCTGCATTGCCGAAAGATGGCCCGGGCGCAAAGTTCGAACCGCTGATGACGCTGTATCTTACCGATAACACCCCGCCCGACGAGATCCGCCGCGCGCGCGAAAGCGGCTTCGTGCATGGCGTGAAGCTTTATCCGGCGGGCGCGACGACCAATTCAGATGCCGGCGTGACGAGCATCGCCAAGTGCGCAAAAACGCTGGAAGCGATGCAGGAGCATGATCTGCCGCTGCTGGTTCATGGCGAAGTGACGGACCCGGCCATTGATATGTTCGATCGGGAAAAGGTGTTTATCGACCGTGTGATGACGCCTTTGCGTCGTGATTTTCCGGCGCTGAAGGTGGTGTTCGAGCACATCACGACCAAAGATGCCGCCGATTACGTCCGCGATGCCGACGGCCCGACCGGCGCCACGCTGACTGCGCATCATCTGCTGTACAACCGCAATGCGCTCTTTGTTGGCGGGATCCGGCCGCATTACTACTGTTTGCCGGTCTTGAAGCGCGAAACGCACCGCGTGGCATTGCTGGAGGCGGCGACATCGGGGAATCCGCGGTTTTTCCTCGGCACGGACAGCGCGCCGCACGCAAAGGGCTTGAAAGAGCACGCTTGCGGGTGCGCAGGCTGTTATACGGCGTTGCATGCACTCGAGCTTTATACCCAGGCCTTCGATCAAGCCGGCGCGCTCGACAAGCTCGAAGGTTTCGCGAGCTTCCATGGCGCCGATTTCTACGGCTTGCCGCGCGCTGCGGAGCAGGTGACGTTGCGCCGCGAGGAATGGACGTTGCCGGCGGAATTCATGGCGGGCGAAAGCGAAATCGTGCCTCTGGGCGGCGGTGAGTCCATCGGCTGGCGGCTGGTTTAACGCCGCGTCCTGGCGCATGTCTGGTCCCGCGCAAAACGCTGGCCGACCGGCCGGATTGTTCGATGCCCGGCCAGTGCCGGGTTTCAGCGACATCGACTGGTCGCGCGGGTGGCTTGCGCCGCTGGCCGATCGCGGCACACGCTGGCAGCAGTCAGCGCTTGAAAGTTATCCGGCATACCTCTCCACGCTGAACGCCGATGCACGCGCCGAACCGCGCGTGACGGGGCGTGGAAAGGTTTTATCGTTTATTGCGCAGGACGATCTGCCTGCGGGCGCGTCGTATGAAGGGCACATCGCCGCGACCGGCTGCGTTCCGACGCGCCACAATCTGCATGATTTCTTCAATGGCGCGATGTGGTTCCAGTATCCGCGCATCAAGGCTGCGTTGAACGCGCGCCAGGCCACCGAAATCGATGCACTCGGTATTGGACCAAGCCGCGGCGCCGCCCGCGATGCCCTTACACTCTTCGATGAAAACGCCATCCTGTTCGCCTGCGCCGACCCGCTGCTCGCCGCGGCGCTTCGGGCGTTTGACTGGCGCGCTGTGTTTATTGGACATCGGGCGGCCTGGGGGCAGGCTTGCGAAGCGCACATCTTCGGCCACGCGCTGCTGGAAAAGCTGATCACGCCATACAAGGCGTGCACGGGACACGCGTGGATCGTGGAGGTCGAGCCGACGTATTTCCTCGCCGCCGATGCCGAACGCCGCGCCATCCTCGACCAGCACGTGTCGGACCGCCTTGCCAGCGAACCCGTTTCCAGCCGATGTTTCACCCCGCTGCCCGTGCTGGGCGTGCCGGGATGGTGGCAGGAAAATGAAGCGCGCTCCTTCTACGACGACCCGCACGTTTTCCGGCCGGGCCGCCGGCGGATCGGGGCTTGATCGGCGGCATCCGTACGATCCGCCCATGCTAAAATGCGCCTCGCAAAGCAGGCCAGGCAGTCGCGGCTGAACCGGTTTTGGCCGGGGAGGGCGAGGAAAGTCCGGACTCCAACAGGCAGGGTGATGGCTAACGGCCATCCGTGGCAACACGCGGAACAGGGCAACAGAAAGCAAACCGCCGATGGCCCCGGGCGCAAGCCTGGGGATCAGGTAAGGGTGAAACGGTGCGGTAAGAGCGCACCGCGGCTGCTGCAAGGCAGACCGGCACGGTAACCTCCACCCGGAGCAATCCCAAGTAGGCAGGCGCGCATCTTCGAGATGCAGGACGGTGCCTCCGTCTCGTCTGCGGGTAGGGAGCTTGAGCGCGTCAGTAATGGCGCGACTAGAGGAATGGCTGCCACGCGCGTCACGCTTTCGGGCGTTGCGCGCGCACAGAATCCGGCTTATCGGCCTGCTTTGTGACTAATCAGAAAGAAAGCCGGCGTCAGTATTGAACTGACGCCGGCTTTTTTTCGTCTTCTGTTTATGTGGCGCGCTTAGCCGGGAACGATATCGAATGAATGTGTCAGTTCGGCCGTCTTCGCGATCATGATCGACGCCGAGCAATATTTATCGTGCGAAAGCGTAATTGCGCGTTCGACGGTCGCCGGATTCAGGTTCTTGCCCGTCACCGTGAAGTGGAAGTGGATCTTCGTGAAGACTTTCGGATCTTCGCTTGCACGCTCGGCTTTGAGCGTCACTGAGCATCCGACCACTTCCTGACGGCTTTTCTTCAGGATCATCACGACGTCGTATGCCGTGCAGCCGCCCGTCCCCAGCAGGACCATTTCCATTGGACGCGGCGACAGGTTGCGGCCGCCGCCTTCGGGAGCGCCATCCATGGTGACCAGATGGCCGCTGCCCGTCTCGGCGGCAAACGCCATTCCGTCTTGTCCCATCCAGCTAACTTTGCATTCCATGAAAAAACTCCGGTGCCGTCCGGCACGTGTCAATTCCTGCCGATTGTAGCGTTTTAGCTTATTGCTGGAATCATAACTGGCGTTTCCCGGGCGGTTTTTCAATAGGCGTGCTGCGGCGCGGTCGGGCGCGTAAATCGGGAAAATCCCTGTCAGAAGGAGGGAATATCAGCGCCGGGTCGCAGTCCAGGATGAAAGGGTGGCGACCTTAAGTATATGATTCAAAGGATTAATTTGATGGTCGACAGTTTATTTCATTGTTTTACATTATGAAATTCAATCTCACCATGTAAATTTACTTGCTTTGCACAAACCCAGTTCATATACTTGCTCCTGTCTCCTCCACCTCCTCCTAGGTGGATTCAGCCCGAGCCCAAGGCTCGGGCTTTTTTTCGCCTGCTTTTTGTAATGTGTCCGCTGCTGCAGGTCATTCGAGAATGCGCGTGAACTCCCAGCCAAGCGGCTAGAGAGGCGCAATTTCGGCTAGTTTGAGCCCCGTGCTCGCTTGTTTTGACTTCGCGCTGAAATTTCCCTTATAATTCAAAGTTCTCTATCCGCACCATGCCCGCGGACGAGAACCAGGGAGAGCCCGCACGCGCCTCGATGCGCACGAACATACAAGCGGGACAAAGCAGGGCAGAATTATTTTTTGGATCGATCATGAAGACGTTTTCCGCAAAAGCCCATGAGGTGACGCGTGAATGGTACGTGATTGACGCGACGGATAAGGTTCTCGGACGTGTCGCCAGTGAAGTGGCCGCCCGACTTCGCGGCAAGCACAAACCCGAGTTCACCCCGCACGTCGACACTGGCGATTTTATCGTCATCATCAACGCCAGCAAGTTGCGCGTCACGGGCAACAAGGGTACTGACAAAAAGTACTACCGTCACTCGGGCTATCCGGGCGGCATCTACGAAACGACGTTCAACAAGATGCAAGAACGCTTCCCGGGCCGCGCGTTCGAGAAAGCCGTGAAGGGCATGTTGCCGAAAGGTCCGCTCGGCTACGCTATGATCAAGAAGCTCAAGGTCTACGCTGGCGCAACGCATCCGCATACGGCTCAACAGCCTAAAGCGCTCGAGATCTAAAGGGAGCCCATATGATCGGTAATTGGAATTACGGTACGGGTCGCCGCAAGAGCGCCACTGCCCGCGTGTTCATCAAGTCCGGTACGGGCGTGATTATCGTCAATGGCAAGCCCATTGCTGATTATTTCTCGCGCGAAACGTCGCTGATGATCGTGCGTCAGCCGCTCGAACTGACGAGCCACGCCACCACGTTCGACATCAAGGTCAACGTGAACGGCGGCGGTGAAACGGGTCAGGCCGGTGCAGTTCGCCACGGCATCACGCGCGCGCTGATGGACTACGACGCAACGCTGAAGCCCACGCTGTCGCAAGCCGGCTTCGTTACCCGCGATGCTCGTGAAGTCGAACGTAAGAAGGTTGGTTTCCACAAGGCACGTCGCCGGAAACAATTCTCGAAGCGTTAAGCTGTCTGGCGTTTCGTCGCTGTTGTTGCTTTGGTGGCGAAATTGCTTGGAAAGCCGTCTGCGTGCATGCGCTGGCGGCTTTTTTCGTTACGGCAGCCGCTGACCGATGAAGATCGAATCAAGCAGCCGCGGCAAATTCGGAATAGTGTGGCGCGATAGCCTATTGATTACATGGGCTTCCAGCACGATATTGAGATCAGCCCTACAATAGTCCCTAGAAGCTTTTTTGGAGAGTTCGAATGAACGCTGTCACCGATACCCCCACGACCGAAATGCCCCTGCCGTTCGTTTTCACGGACGCAGCCGCTGACAAGGTCAAGCAACTGATCGACGAAGAAGGCAATCCGGAGCTGAAGCTGCGTGTGTTCGTACAAGGCGGCGGCTGTTCGGGCTTCCAGTATGGCTTCACGTTCGACGAAGCCATCAACGAAGACGACACCGTAATGGATAAAGCAGGTGTTCAGTTGCTGATCGATTCGATGAGCTATCAGTACCTGGTTGGCGCCGAGATCGACTATAAAGACGACCTGAACGGCGCCCAGTTCGTGATCAAGAACCCGAATGCGACCAGCACGTGCGGTTGCGGATCGTCGTTCTCGGCCTGATTCCGGATGGAGTTCACGGTTGGATGTTTTGATGAACGGAGCCTTCGGGCTCCGTTTTTATTTCCGCCGGGCGGATCATTAGCGCAGCTCGGCGTGGCCTAGCGCAGCTCAGCGCGGATAGATGGCACCGAGAACCCGTTCACCTGCGGCACCGGTTACGGCCGCCACGTTCCCCGCTTCGCGTGCCACGCAGCGCATTGCCAGCCATGCGAACGCCAACGCTTCCACCTGCTGGGGCGGCACACCGAGCGCGTCGGTCGTCATGACGGGCACGCCGGACACGCCAGTCTCGGCGAGCGCCTGCTGGATTGCGTTCATGAGTATCGGATTGCGTGCGCCACCACCGCACACATAGACCGCACGACAATCGGATGCATGCCGTTCAATCTCGCGCGCGATTGTGATCGCCGTGAGAGCGACGAGCGTCGCTTGTACGTCTGCAGATGAAACCGTGTCGAATCCCGCGAGCTTGGCATCGAGCCATGCGGGGTTGAACAAATCACGCCCCGTGCTTTTGGGCGGCCGCTGCACGAAGAATGGTTCATCGAGAAGATTGTTCAGCAACGAACGGTTCACTTGTCCTTGCGACGCGAAATGGCCCCCTTCGTCGAACGGACGATTCAGATGGCGATGCGCCCATTCGTCAAGCAACGCATTGGCCGGACCGCAATCGAACCCGTGCACTCCGCCACCCGCCGATAAAACCGTGATATTGCTGATGCCTCCCAGATTGCAGACCACGCGGGTTTCGTTCTTCGAACCGAAAACCGTCGCGTGAAAGGCCGGGACAAGCGGTGCGCCCTGGCCGCCGGCAGCGACGTCGCGGCTGCGAAAGTCCGCAACGATATCGATGTTTGTCATCTCCGCCAACAACGCGGGATTGTTGATTTGCCGGGTATAACCCTTCTCCGGCCGATGCCGCACCGTTTGCCCGTGGACCCCAATGGCGCGAACCTTTGCCGCCGAGTAGCCGCTCATGCTCGCCAGTTCATGGCAGCACACCGCGTAGCGTGTGGCCAGCGCGTTTGCCGCCAGCGCCTCGCGTTCCAGTTCGTTGTCCCCAGGCGCCTGGAGAGCGAAAAGCGCTTCACGCAGGCCTGCCGAGAACCCCACATGCGCCTCGCCGAGCACAATGGGTGGCTTACCCGCGGTGAATTGCACGGCAACGCCGTCCACGCCATCCATGCTCGTGCCGGACATGAGCCCGAAATAGACACCATCCGCTGCGCTGCCTGCTTCTACCGCCTCACTACGTCGCGCCACGTCGTCTCTCCTTTTCGATGCATTCATGCGGTCAAAACGGCCGCCACGGATAGATTATCCACGCAACGAAGTGCGTCGTTAAGCCGCCAGCCTCGACGTTAGCCATTCGGCCATGTTTACGCTCAAGATCCGCGCTCGTTGCCGCCGAAACTTGGCCGAATGGCTAACGCGCGGGGAAAACGGGGCGAACGCGCACGACATCACGTAAAATCCGATCCCTGAACCAAGCGAAAGCCGCGCTGATTTCGCGCTTGCCAATCAGCGCAGCAGAGCCGCAGCGCCGCGACCATTACCCGACGCGCGCCTTGTCCGCGTCCCGAACAAATCATCCGAGAAGTTGCAAGCATGACCACAGAACCGAACGACTCTCCGGCTTCGGCTGCGAAAACCTTGCCCCTGACCGACGAAGTGCAGGCTGCGCTTGCCATCGCGAAACGGGGTTGTGATGAACTGCTCATTGAAACCGAATTCGCGCAAAAGCTCGCGCGCAGCGCGCTGAGCGGCAAGCCGCTGCGTATCAAGCTGGGCCTCGATCCGACCGCGCCTGACATTCACATCGGCCATACGGTTGTGCTGAACAAGATGCGTCAGCTCCAGGACCTCGGCCATACGGTCATCTTCTTGATCGGCGATTTCACGTCGTTGATTGGCGATCCGTCGGGGCGTAACGCCACGCGCCCGCCACTCACGCGTGAACAGATCGAGTCCAACGCAAAGACGTATTTCGAACAGGCTGCGCTGGTGCTGGATCGCGAAAAGACCGAGATGCGCTACAACAGCGAATGGTCGATGCCGCTCGGCGCCGACGGCATGATCAAGCTCGCCTCGCGCTACACGGTTGCGCGCATTCTCGAGCGTGAGGATTTCACCAAACGGTATCAGGGCGGCATGCCCATTTCCATTCACGAGTTGCTGTATCCGCTCATGCAGGGGTACGACTCGGTGGCGCTGAATGCGGACCTGGAACTCGGCGGCACGGACCAGAAATTCAACCTGCTGGTTGGACGCGAGTTGCAGAAGCAGTACGGCCAGGAGCAGCAGTGCATCTTGACCATGCCGCTGCTGGAAGGGCTGGACGGCGTCGAGAAGATGTCGAAGTCGAAGCACAACTACATCGGCATCAGCGAGAAGCCAACGGACATGTTCGGCAAGCTGATGAGCATCTCCGATACGCTCATGTGGCGCTACTTCGAACTGCTGTCATTCAGAAGCATGGAAGAGATCGCGAGATTCAAGAGCGAAGCCGAAGGCGGACGTAATCCGCGCGATTTCAAGGTGCTGCTCGGGCAGGAAATCGTCGCGCGCTTCCACTCATCGCCGGATGCAGAGCGGGCGCTTGAAGATTTCAATCATCGTGCGAAGGGCGGTGTGCCGGACGAGATTGCATCGGTGACGTTGAGCGGTGCGCCGCTTGCCATCGGGCAATTGCTGAAACAGGCGGGGCTGGTTCCATCTACTAGCGAAGCGTTGCGAAACATTGAACAGGGCGGCGTGAAGATCGACGGCGCAACGGTGTCGGACAAGGCGTTGAAGATCGAAGCCGGCGAGTTTGTCGTGCAGGTCGGCAAGCGCCGCTTCGCACGCGTCACGCTGACGGCCTGAATCCATGATCGCGCTCATTCAGCGCGTCCTGCGCGCCGATGTTCGTGTTGAAGGCCGCGTGACCGGTGCGATCGATGCCGGGCTCCTGGCGCTTGTGTGCGCCGAACGCGGCGATACGCCGGCAACGGCGGACAAGCTGCTCGCCAAGATGCTGGCGTACCGGGTTTTCAGCGACGCCGCGGGCAAGATGAATCTTCCGGTCCGGGATATCGACGGCAGCGGCCGCCCGGGCGGCGTGCTGCTGGTATCGCAGTTCACCCTCGCCGCCGATACATCCAGCGGCTTGCGGCCGAGCTTCACGCCCGCAGCACCTCCCGACGAAGGCCGCAGGCTCTTCGACCACTTTGTGGCACAGGCGCGCGCCGCGCATCCGGTTGTCGAAACGGGCGAGTTCGGCGCGGACATGCAGGTGTCGCTGGTCAATGACGGACCGGTAACGTTTTGGCTGCAAGTGCGTCCGTGATGCATTCTTTCAGCGCTGATCGAACCTAGGCGCATCTTCTGGAATCCCCATGATTACGCAAGTCCTTTTCATCAGGCACGGCG includes:
- the dtd gene encoding D-aminoacyl-tRNA deacylase, which translates into the protein MIALIQRVLRADVRVEGRVTGAIDAGLLALVCAERGDTPATADKLLAKMLAYRVFSDAAGKMNLPVRDIDGSGRPGGVLLVSQFTLAADTSSGLRPSFTPAAPPDEGRRLFDHFVAQARAAHPVVETGEFGADMQVSLVNDGPVTFWLQVRP
- a CDS encoding anhydro-N-acetylmuramic acid kinase; its protein translation is MSGTSMDGVDGVAVQFTAGKPPIVLGEAHVGFSAGLREALFALQAPGDNELEREALAANALATRYAVCCHELASMSGYSAAKVRAIGVHGQTVRHRPEKGYTRQINNPALLAEMTNIDIVADFRSRDVAAGGQGAPLVPAFHATVFGSKNETRVVCNLGGISNITVLSAGGGVHGFDCGPANALLDEWAHRHLNRPFDEGGHFASQGQVNRSLLNNLLDEPFFVQRPPKSTGRDLFNPAWLDAKLAGFDTVSSADVQATLVALTAITIAREIERHASDCRAVYVCGGGARNPILMNAIQQALAETGVSGVPVMTTDALGVPPQQVEALAFAWLAMRCVAREAGNVAAVTGAAGERVLGAIYPR
- a CDS encoding class II glutamine amidotransferase; the encoded protein is MCQLLGMNCAEPTDVTFSFTGFAARGGVTDHHADGWGIAFFEDKACRLFIDHQSSASSPLAEMVKRYPIKSKNTIAHIRKATQGHILLENCHPFMRELWGRHWIFAHNGDLKDYKPCLNGQYQPVGTTDSELAFCALLQGLRREFPGCQPPLDELFAALERLTREITQFGVFNFLMSNGQALFSHCSTHLYYLVRSWPFSTAHLIDADMSIDFAKYTTPEDRVAVIATSPLTDDEIWTRFEPGDLALFQHGALLKTVNVPVPADVAEKAREPLCKVCVESVLRADTIETTADVETELGIE
- the rpsI gene encoding 30S ribosomal protein S9, encoding MIGNWNYGTGRRKSATARVFIKSGTGVIIVNGKPIADYFSRETSLMIVRQPLELTSHATTFDIKVNVNGGGETGQAGAVRHGITRALMDYDATLKPTLSQAGFVTRDAREVERKKVGFHKARRRKQFSKR
- a CDS encoding DUF3025 domain-containing protein; protein product: MSGPAQNAGRPAGLFDARPVPGFSDIDWSRGWLAPLADRGTRWQQSALESYPAYLSTLNADARAEPRVTGRGKVLSFIAQDDLPAGASYEGHIAATGCVPTRHNLHDFFNGAMWFQYPRIKAALNARQATEIDALGIGPSRGAARDALTLFDENAILFACADPLLAAALRAFDWRAVFIGHRAAWGQACEAHIFGHALLEKLITPYKACTGHAWIVEVEPTYFLAADAERRAILDQHVSDRLASEPVSSRCFTPLPVLGVPGWWQENEARSFYDDPHVFRPGRRRIGA
- a CDS encoding YegP family protein, translating into MSGKFVIDKARNGQFYFNLRAGNGEPILKSEMYVTRASAEHGIASVKTNALLDERYERKTDKSGAPYFNLKAGNHEIIGVSESYSSTSARDAGIESVKKNAADAVTQDNTKVHE
- the rplM gene encoding 50S ribosomal protein L13, whose protein sequence is MKTFSAKAHEVTREWYVIDATDKVLGRVASEVAARLRGKHKPEFTPHVDTGDFIVIINASKLRVTGNKGTDKKYYRHSGYPGGIYETTFNKMQERFPGRAFEKAVKGMLPKGPLGYAMIKKLKVYAGATHPHTAQQPKALEI
- the erpA gene encoding iron-sulfur cluster insertion protein ErpA encodes the protein MNAVTDTPTTEMPLPFVFTDAAADKVKQLIDEEGNPELKLRVFVQGGGCSGFQYGFTFDEAINEDDTVMDKAGVQLLIDSMSYQYLVGAEIDYKDDLNGAQFVIKNPNATSTCGCGSSFSA
- a CDS encoding amino acid ABC transporter ATP-binding protein encodes the protein MISLKNVSKWYGPFQVLTDCTTEVKKGEVVVVCGPSGSGKSTLIKTVNGLEPFQKGEITINGQSIGDKKTNLSKVRAKVGMVFQHFELFPHLSIVQNLTLAQIKVLGRSKDEATAKGLKLLDRVGLSAQADKFPGQLSGGQQQRVAIARALSMDPIAMLFDEPTSALDPEMINEVLDVMVELAQEGMTMMCVTHEMGFAKKVAHRVIFMDRGLIVEDDKKEAFFENPKSDRAKDFLAKILH
- a CDS encoding OsmC family protein, whose product is MECKVSWMGQDGMAFAAETGSGHLVTMDGAPEGGGRNLSPRPMEMVLLGTGGCTAYDVVMILKKSRQEVVGCSVTLKAERASEDPKVFTKIHFHFTVTGKNLNPATVERAITLSHDKYCSASIMIAKTAELTHSFDIVPG
- the pyrC gene encoding dihydroorotase, which translates into the protein MSASAPSVVSTGSVDSVTLARPDDWHLHVRDGAVLAAVLPHTARQFGRAIIMPNLRPPVTTTEMAAAYRGRILAALPKDGPGAKFEPLMTLYLTDNTPPDEIRRARESGFVHGVKLYPAGATTNSDAGVTSIAKCAKTLEAMQEHDLPLLVHGEVTDPAIDMFDREKVFIDRVMTPLRRDFPALKVVFEHITTKDAADYVRDADGPTGATLTAHHLLYNRNALFVGGIRPHYYCLPVLKRETHRVALLEAATSGNPRFFLGTDSAPHAKGLKEHACGCAGCYTALHALELYTQAFDQAGALDKLEGFASFHGADFYGLPRAAEQVTLRREEWTLPAEFMAGESEIVPLGGGESIGWRLV
- the tyrS gene encoding tyrosine--tRNA ligase, which produces MTTEPNDSPASAAKTLPLTDEVQAALAIAKRGCDELLIETEFAQKLARSALSGKPLRIKLGLDPTAPDIHIGHTVVLNKMRQLQDLGHTVIFLIGDFTSLIGDPSGRNATRPPLTREQIESNAKTYFEQAALVLDREKTEMRYNSEWSMPLGADGMIKLASRYTVARILEREDFTKRYQGGMPISIHELLYPLMQGYDSVALNADLELGGTDQKFNLLVGRELQKQYGQEQQCILTMPLLEGLDGVEKMSKSKHNYIGISEKPTDMFGKLMSISDTLMWRYFELLSFRSMEEIARFKSEAEGGRNPRDFKVLLGQEIVARFHSSPDAERALEDFNHRAKGGVPDEIASVTLSGAPLAIGQLLKQAGLVPSTSEALRNIEQGGVKIDGATVSDKALKIEAGEFVVQVGKRRFARVTLTA